A genomic segment from Desulfovibrio aminophilus DSM 12254 encodes:
- a CDS encoding DUF814 domain-containing protein → MNSRTDVLVLFSGGLDSILACKVLQDQGLRVLGLHFVTPFFGKPRKLPLWRETYGLDIEAVDVSEEYVRMLAAPVHGWGKAMNPCVDCKILMLSRARAMMTACGAKALASGEVVGQRPMSQRRDALNIISRDAGVRGVLVRPLSALLVEPTAVEEAGFVDRSRLLDIGGRGRKRQLALAREYGIVDIPTPAGGCCLTEPEAAARICKVYAHRPSPSPADCALAGIGRQYWAGDLWLSVGRNESDNRRLESLAEPGDILFKTRNFPGPLVLGRGGSGTWDPEAVRDAAAFTASFSPKAVRVGGPVEVGLTRDGRLAQVVVQPERSTPLGWTEPTPDFLREWKASRAER, encoded by the coding sequence ATGAACTCCCGCACCGACGTTCTGGTCCTGTTTTCCGGCGGCCTGGACAGCATCCTGGCCTGCAAGGTTCTTCAGGACCAGGGGCTCCGGGTTCTCGGCCTGCATTTCGTCACGCCCTTTTTCGGCAAGCCGCGCAAGCTTCCCCTGTGGCGGGAGACCTACGGCCTGGATATCGAGGCCGTGGACGTCTCCGAGGAGTACGTGCGCATGCTGGCCGCCCCGGTCCACGGGTGGGGCAAGGCCATGAACCCCTGCGTGGACTGCAAGATCCTCATGCTTTCCCGGGCCCGCGCGATGATGACCGCCTGTGGGGCCAAGGCCCTGGCCAGCGGCGAGGTGGTGGGCCAGCGGCCCATGTCCCAGCGCCGGGACGCCCTGAACATCATCAGCCGCGACGCCGGAGTCCGGGGCGTGCTCGTGCGGCCGCTCAGCGCCCTGCTCGTGGAGCCCACGGCTGTGGAGGAGGCGGGCTTCGTGGACCGCTCCCGGCTGTTAGACATCGGCGGTCGCGGCCGCAAACGCCAGCTGGCCCTGGCCCGGGAGTACGGCATCGTGGACATCCCCACCCCGGCGGGAGGGTGCTGCCTCACCGAGCCGGAGGCCGCCGCGCGCATCTGCAAGGTCTACGCCCACCGCCCTTCGCCCTCGCCCGCCGATTGCGCCCTGGCGGGCATCGGCCGCCAGTACTGGGCCGGTGACCTCTGGCTGTCCGTGGGTCGCAACGAATCGGACAACCGGCGCCTGGAATCCCTGGCCGAGCCCGGGGACATCCTCTTCAAGACCCGCAATTTTCCCGGCCCCCTGGTTCTGGGACGGGGCGGCTCGGGAACCTGGGATCCCGAGGCCGTGCGCGACGCGGCCGCCTTCACGGCCTCCTTCTCGCCCAAGGCCGTGCGCGTCGGCGGGCCGGTGGAGGTGGGGCTGACCCGCGACGGTCGCCTGGCCCAGGTCGTGGTCCAGCCGGAACGCTCCACGCCGCTCGGCTGGACCGAGCCCACTCCGGACTTCCTGCGCGAGTGGAAGGCCTCCCGCGCGGAGCGCTGA
- a CDS encoding Bax inhibitor-1/YccA family protein, with product MVPYSTQTARARTEVLSAFMRGVYGWMSAGLLVTAVVAWLTATSPALFSLVFSVNPATGAAGPSMLFWVLVIAQLGLVFALSGAVQRMSGGMATGLFLAYSALTGVTLSSIFLVYSLGSIAKTFLVASGMFGAMSVYGLVTRRDLTGMGSFLFMGLIGIVLASLVNMFFQSAAADFVISVLGVIIFTGLTAYDTQRLKDMGEVAAYGDATALRRGTILGALTLYLDFINLFLMLLRFMGQSRE from the coding sequence ATGGTTCCTTATTCGACCCAGACCGCCCGCGCCCGGACCGAAGTGCTCAGCGCCTTCATGCGCGGGGTGTACGGCTGGATGAGCGCCGGCCTGTTGGTCACCGCCGTGGTCGCCTGGCTCACCGCCACCAGCCCGGCCCTGTTCAGCCTCGTGTTCAGCGTGAACCCGGCAACGGGCGCCGCCGGACCGAGCATGCTCTTCTGGGTGCTGGTCATCGCCCAGCTCGGCCTGGTCTTCGCCCTTTCCGGAGCCGTGCAGCGCATGTCCGGCGGCATGGCCACCGGCCTGTTCCTGGCCTACAGCGCGCTTACCGGCGTGACGCTCTCGTCCATCTTCCTGGTCTATTCCCTGGGCTCCATCGCCAAGACCTTCCTGGTGGCCTCGGGCATGTTCGGGGCCATGAGCGTCTACGGGCTGGTCACGCGGCGCGACCTCACCGGCATGGGCAGCTTCCTGTTCATGGGACTCATCGGCATCGTCCTGGCCTCGCTGGTGAACATGTTCTTTCAGAGCGCCGCCGCCGACTTCGTCATCTCGGTGCTGGGCGTGATCATCTTCACCGGCCTCACGGCCTACGACACCCAGCGTCTGAAGGACATGGGCGAGGTGGCCGCCTACGGCGACGCCACGGCCCTGCGACGGGGCACCATCCTGGGCGCGCTGACCCTCTACCTCGACTTCATCAACCTCTTCCTCATGCTCCTGCGTTTCATGGGCCAGTCCCGCGAGTAG
- the lpxK gene encoding tetraacyldisaccharide 4'-kinase, producing MLTPLGAIYSGLMALRRQGYEHGLLPSWSPPAPTVAVGNIGWGGTGKTPLAGWLLSWAEERGLRAALLTRGYRARPKSYPYHVQPGALAEEAGDEPLLLAREHPRAVVVVDPERSRGGRFACERFDPRFLVLDDGFQHLAVERDMNLVLLRAEDLGDQWNRVLPAGSWREGRSALSSASAFLLKVGPKTFQALEPLLRERLEPLGKPVFSFSLTPVGLRSVSGGGQPEPVEGDYLLVSGVGNPAQVERTAAVFLGRPPARHLVFPDHHFFTKRDVTRIQMEAGSLCCSRVICTPKDAVKLGPLADESFSALDLRLAFGPSLFTPARFDDWFGRRWEALEVRRDERLARAARRAKPGRGATAGGEHGT from the coding sequence ATGCTGACGCCCCTTGGAGCGATCTACTCCGGACTCATGGCCCTGCGCCGCCAGGGGTACGAACACGGCCTGCTGCCGTCCTGGTCCCCGCCAGCGCCCACGGTGGCCGTGGGCAACATCGGCTGGGGCGGCACGGGCAAGACGCCCCTGGCGGGCTGGCTCCTGTCCTGGGCCGAGGAGCGCGGCCTGCGCGCCGCCCTGCTGACCCGGGGCTACCGCGCCCGGCCCAAGTCCTATCCCTACCACGTTCAGCCCGGAGCACTGGCCGAGGAGGCCGGGGACGAACCCCTGCTCCTGGCCCGCGAGCATCCGCGCGCCGTGGTCGTGGTGGACCCGGAACGCTCCCGGGGCGGTCGCTTCGCCTGCGAACGCTTCGACCCCCGCTTCCTGGTCTTGGACGACGGCTTTCAGCACCTGGCCGTGGAGCGGGACATGAACCTCGTGCTGTTGCGGGCCGAGGATCTGGGCGACCAATGGAATCGCGTGCTGCCCGCCGGATCCTGGCGCGAGGGGCGCTCGGCCTTGTCCAGCGCCTCGGCCTTTCTGCTCAAGGTCGGCCCCAAGACCTTCCAGGCCCTGGAGCCGCTGCTCCGCGAACGTCTGGAGCCGCTGGGCAAGCCGGTATTCAGTTTTTCCCTGACTCCCGTGGGCCTGCGTTCCGTGTCCGGCGGCGGGCAGCCCGAGCCCGTGGAGGGCGACTACCTCCTGGTCTCGGGCGTGGGCAATCCGGCCCAGGTGGAGCGCACGGCCGCCGTCTTTCTGGGGCGGCCACCGGCCCGACACCTCGTCTTCCCGGACCACCATTTCTTCACCAAGCGGGACGTGACCCGCATCCAGATGGAGGCCGGAAGCCTGTGTTGTTCGCGGGTGATCTGCACGCCCAAGGACGCGGTCAAGCTCGGCCCCCTGGCCGACGAGAGCTTTTCGGCCCTGGACCTGCGGCTGGCCTTCGGGCCGTCGCTGTTCACCCCGGCCCGCTTCGACGACTGGTTCGGACGTCGCTGGGAGGCCTTGGAGGTGCGCCGGGACGAACGCCTGGCCCGGGCCGCGCGCCGCGCGAAGCCCGGACGGGGCGCAACCGCGGGAGGGGAGCATGGGACGTAG